The window TTCGGTTCTGGTCGCAGGCTAGCAGTTTTAGTGATCCTAACCATCCTAATATTCTCTAAGATTCTCGGAGCCAGCGGGTGGTGCCATCCTTTTGATCGATTAGGGTAATACCCAGAGTTTTCAGGTAATTCCGAATCCGATCTGCCTCTGAAAAGTTTCTCGCTTTACGGGCTGCCAAGCGTTGCGCGATTAGATCTTCAATATCTTCCGGGGATAAAGAGTCTGTTCTACTCCCCGATTGCTCTCCCTCCAACACGCTTTCTGGTGCCCCCAACTGCTGTGGATGGGCCTCTTCCACCACAAACCCTAGTGTTCCCAAAACCTCCAACAGAGCGGCACTTTTCTGCCTCAGCACCTCCGGTTGCAGATGGGTTTGACCCTGGTGGGTGAACAGGTTGTACTCGCGGGTGAGTTCTTTGGCCAATTCAAAGGCGATAGCCAAGGCTCCAGGGGTACCGAAGTCATCATCCATGGCCATCTGAAAGGTTTGCATCGCCTCGGCATCTGGGGATCCCGACAATTTAGAACTCTCCTTGTCCCTGAGGAACTGGTGTGAAGCTTGGATCCCTTTGTGGAGGGTTTCCCAACCGCGGCTAGCGGCCTGCATAGCTGCATCCGTGAGATCGATCGGGCTGCGGTAGTGGGTCTGTAAAAGAAACAGACGCAGAGCCATGGGATCGTAAACGGTGAGGGCTTGCCTGAGGGTGGTAAAGTTGCCCAAAGATTTGGACATTTTCTCGCCATTGACGTTGAGAAAGCCGTTGTGTAGCCAGTATTTGGCCATGGGTTTGCCAGTAATCGGTTCGGATTGGGCTAACTCATTCTCATGGTGGGGAAAAATCAGGTCAGCCCCCCCGGCGTGGATGTCAATGTGATCCCCCAGGGTTTCTCGCACCATCGCCGAGCATTCAATGTGCCAGCCCGGTCGCCCCCATCCCCACGGGGACTCAAACCCCGGCTCCGTAGCCGGTGCAGCTTTCCAAAGGGCAAAATCAAAGGGATCCCGTTTGTCGGTGCCTTCTTCTCCCACCCGGCCACTGGCCCCGGCTTCCATATCCTGCAATTTTCGCCCAGAGAGTTGACCATAATCTGAGAATTGACGGACAGAATAATAGACATCGTAGGCGGGCTGCTCAGGTGAGTTATCTGTGAGTAAATTCACTTCTGGAGTAGAAGAAAATCTGGATGCTTTTTGCATGGGATCCCGTACCCGGTAGGCAAAGCCTTTCAGTTCCAAAGATTGGATCAATTCGAACATCGCCTGTAAGGATTGAGTTGCCCTTGGATAAAGGTTGGCTCGTTTAATATTAAGGCGATCCATATCCTGAAAGTATTCTGTGATAAAGCGCTCTGCCACTGTTTGCATCGATTCCCCACGTTCTGCGGCCCGTTTGAGGATTTTGTCATCAACATCTGTAAAATTCTGGACATACTGCACGCGATACCCACGCCATTCCAGATAGCGACGCACCATGTCCCAAACCACATACGTGCGGGCATGGCCCAGATGGCAGAAGTCATAAACAGTGACCCCACAGACGTACATGCGCACCCAGGGTCTTTCTAGTAAGTCTTTTGGGGAAGACGGGTTTGAAGTACCACTTGGCTCAAAGCTAGAAGTGGGCGAAAATCCACTCAATGAAAGGGGATGAAACGCTTCCTTGCAGCGGGTCAGTGTGTTGTAGACAACCAAACTCATTGGAATCCTTGGTTTGTAGTTTCAGCTACAGAAAAATCAGCTTTGTGTTCCCGAAAAATACAGTGGTGTATTCTGTCCAACATCGGATAAGAGTCCCAAAAATCCCCCATGATAAACGGCTGGGATCATTGCAGGGTAAGCGTTATAGCTGAAATCACCTGCGAAGACTTGTCTAGATTTGTTAACTACGGTACTCTAACCTGAGTGCGAATTGACGTGTTCATTATCGAACTCCCCTCGTCCCTGGTGACCTTAGCAGTGCTTAGCACAAAAGGGTTGCTGCTCTTATTTTCACCTCTTCTCTTGCGCTCTAGTGTCAGTCTGTTTGTGTGTGAGGACGCCCTTGAGACCCACCCTCTCGAATCCCCAGAAGGGGGAACTGGACTCCACCGGTGCCACCGTGAGCACCCTTTCCAGTCCAGCCCCGGCTGTTTCAGCCGAGATCCCTACTGAAGCTTCATGGGCTGCTCAGGATCAGGTTCCGCCTTCCGAAGCTCCTGAGGATGCAGAAGGTTCCCCCTTGGAATGGGCCCCAGCTTCCCCTTCTATGCCGACCAAGCCAAGATTGGCGGGGTTTGCACTATCCCTCGGTTTGACTGGACTGGTATGGCTGCTCAAGTTGGAATCGGATCCCTACGCGGAGTCTTTGGAAACCTTGGTGCGGGATCCCCAGCAGGCAGTTCCGGATCCTCAGTCAGAGCCAGCCCAGGAAACCTCTGACGAATCGATCCCTTCGTCTCGCCGTACCTACCCTGTCTGGGCCACTGGGCTATTGCTCATGTTGGGTTTGGCCGGAGCCGCCACGCTACAACAGCGACAACTGAATCGCCAGCCCTTGACCCCTCTTCCTCCGGCAATAGAGCGGATCCCGCCCTCGGTTCATACCCTATCTGGAGCTTTGCAGCAAAACTACGACCTCAAAAAAGAACAACTGCGGGAAGCCTTCCAAGAGGGATTGATCCCGACTGGAGAGGGGCCTAAGGGCATTCTGGAGCACGAGGTTCAGCCGGGAGAAACCCTTTGGCAACTGACCCAGATGTATCAGCTGGATGCTGCTGCAATCACCGTTTCCAATGGCATTCAGGCCGATACCCCATTGGAGCCGGGTCAAACCCTGTGGATCCCCAGTCAACCGGGATTGATCTATACCGTCAAGCAGGGGGATACCCTTGAGGATGTGGCTAACCGCTATCAGGTTTCGCAGCAACAGATCATTGCAGCTACCCCTCTCTCTCGGCCCGAATACCTGCGCATTGGTCAACGCCTGCTCATTCCCGGCGATGTCAGTGAGTTGATCAACCGGCAAAAGGAGATGATTGCCGCCCAGAAAGCTCGGGAAGAGGAAGAACGCCGCCGACAAGAGGAGGAGGCCCGGCGCCGAGCAGAGGAACAAGCCCGCCAAGAAGCCGAGCAGCAACGTCTGGCAGAAGAAGCTCAACGGCAAGCGGAACAGGAACGGCAGACCCAAGCCGCCCTTTTGGCCAGTGGATCCCCAACCCACACTGTGGGCTCCGGTGACACGATTGAGCGCATTGCCGCCCGCTATGGGGTAACCCAGCGCTCCATTATTCAGGCCAACAACCTGCGCAATCCCCATTGGCTGCGCATTGGTCAGCGTCTGACGATTCCGGCACCGGGTACGCAGCCCACTCAAGCGCCAGCTCCCCAAGCCCAGCCTCAACCCCAGGCCCAACCGGTGCCAGCGGCTCCTCCTCAAGCCCCCCCTCAAGCCCGAAGCAGCGGTTTTATCTGGCCGGTTTCTGGACAGATTACCTCTGGTTTTGGCTACCGTCGCGGTCGTCTCCATGCCGGCGTGGATATCCCTGGCCCTGTGGGATCCCCGATTGTGGCGGTCATGGAGGGAACGGTGATTTTTGCCGGTAATGGCGGTGATGGCTATGGCAACCGGGTAGATATTCGCCATCCGAATGGGTTGGTCACCCGCTACGCCCATGGACATCAGATTTATGTCTCCACCGGCCAGTACGTGCAGCAGGGACAAACGATTATGAGTCGGGGGAGCACCGGCTGGAGTACTGGCCCTCACCTGCACTTTGAAGTGCGCCCCGGCGGAGGTGCCCCTGTGGATCCACGTCCTTATTTGCCCTAAGCTCAGCCAGTCGGGTGATAAATTGTTAGCCTAAAGGCAGTAATCTCCATACCGTAGGAACACGCCGATGCAGTGGGTGAATGCACTCTCCCAGCTCCCCTCCCTAGAAGCGGCTCTGCGGCAAGTGGTGGAAGAGGCCAAGGCAAAACTTCAGGCAGCGCAACTCAAAAGCGCCCTAACCCGGCAGGTGCAAACGGTGGGATCCGGCAATTTGCCGGGGGTGCTGACGGGGTATGTGCCCTCTCAACCCTTGCGCCCTACCCTTGGGATCCTGTTTGTGTCGGCGGCCTTTGCCAGCGAATACATCCGCGTGTTGCCGCTATTGTCCGATCTCCTGGATGTTGAGGTGTTGATCGGGTGCTCGGGGGGAGGCATTGTCGGCGGGGGTCAGGAAATCGAAGACGGGCCGGCCCTGTCTTTGTCCTTGGCGGTGCTCCCCGATGCAGTTGTGCATCCATTCCATGTGCGGGGCAGCCAACTGCCGGATTTGGATGCGGCCCCTTCCGCTTGGACGGATTTGATCGGGGTATCTCCACAAACCAAACCGAATTTCCTGATTCTGGCGGATGGATTTTCCTCCGGTGTCTCGGAACTGCTGCAGGGTTTGGACTTTGCCTATCCTGGTGCGGTCAAGGTAGGGGGATTGGCCAGTGGGGGTCGTAGCCCCAACAGCAATGCTCTATTTTTGCTGGATGCCCGTACCCCGACGCCGCGGCGGGACATGTATCGGGAGGGAACGGTAGGGTTGGCCCTCTACGGCAATGTTGTCCTGGAGGCAGTGGTGGCTCAGGGGTGTCGTCCGATTGGGGATCCCTTGCGGGTCACTGAGGCCCAAGGGAATGTGATTCTTGGGTTGGAGGGGCGTGCTCCGTTACCTTTGCTGCAGGAGCTGGCGGAACGACTCAGCCCTGCGGATCAACAGTTGGCCCGTCACTCCCTCTTCATTGGCTTGCTGATGAATGAATTCAAACTGGAGCCAACCCCAGGAGATTTCTTGATACGGGTGATTTTGGGGATTGACCCGCGGGTGGGAGCGATGGCGATCGGGGATCGAGTGCGCCCTGGCCAAACAGTACAATTTCATCTGCGGGATGCCCAAACCTCGGCGGAAGATTTGCGCTGGGCCTTAAGCCGCTATCGAGAAGAACAGCCTCCCGAGCCCAGGC of the Thermostichus vulcanus str. 'Rupite' genome contains:
- a CDS encoding LysM peptidoglycan-binding domain-containing protein; protein product: MRPTLSNPQKGELDSTGATVSTLSSPAPAVSAEIPTEASWAAQDQVPPSEAPEDAEGSPLEWAPASPSMPTKPRLAGFALSLGLTGLVWLLKLESDPYAESLETLVRDPQQAVPDPQSEPAQETSDESIPSSRRTYPVWATGLLLMLGLAGAATLQQRQLNRQPLTPLPPAIERIPPSVHTLSGALQQNYDLKKEQLREAFQEGLIPTGEGPKGILEHEVQPGETLWQLTQMYQLDAAAITVSNGIQADTPLEPGQTLWIPSQPGLIYTVKQGDTLEDVANRYQVSQQQIIAATPLSRPEYLRIGQRLLIPGDVSELINRQKEMIAAQKAREEEERRRQEEEARRRAEEQARQEAEQQRLAEEAQRQAEQERQTQAALLASGSPTHTVGSGDTIERIAARYGVTQRSIIQANNLRNPHWLRIGQRLTIPAPGTQPTQAPAPQAQPQPQAQPVPAAPPQAPPQARSSGFIWPVSGQITSGFGYRRGRLHAGVDIPGPVGSPIVAVMEGTVIFAGNGGDGYGNRVDIRHPNGLVTRYAHGHQIYVSTGQYVQQGQTIMSRGSTGWSTGPHLHFEVRPGGGAPVDPRPYLP
- a CDS encoding FIST signal transduction protein, translated to MQWVNALSQLPSLEAALRQVVEEAKAKLQAAQLKSALTRQVQTVGSGNLPGVLTGYVPSQPLRPTLGILFVSAAFASEYIRVLPLLSDLLDVEVLIGCSGGGIVGGGQEIEDGPALSLSLAVLPDAVVHPFHVRGSQLPDLDAAPSAWTDLIGVSPQTKPNFLILADGFSSGVSELLQGLDFAYPGAVKVGGLASGGRSPNSNALFLLDARTPTPRRDMYREGTVGLALYGNVVLEAVVAQGCRPIGDPLRVTEAQGNVILGLEGRAPLPLLQELAERLSPADQQLARHSLFIGLLMNEFKLEPTPGDFLIRVILGIDPRVGAMAIGDRVRPGQTVQFHLRDAQTSAEDLRWALSRYREEQPPEPRPDPCGALMFACLGRGQGLYGTPHFDSQQFQELVGDLPLGGFFCNGEIGPVGGTTFLHGYTSCFAIVRPAH
- the cysS gene encoding cysteine--tRNA ligase, with product MSLVVYNTLTRCKEAFHPLSLSGFSPTSSFEPSGTSNPSSPKDLLERPWVRMYVCGVTVYDFCHLGHARTYVVWDMVRRYLEWRGYRVQYVQNFTDVDDKILKRAAERGESMQTVAERFITEYFQDMDRLNIKRANLYPRATQSLQAMFELIQSLELKGFAYRVRDPMQKASRFSSTPEVNLLTDNSPEQPAYDVYYSVRQFSDYGQLSGRKLQDMEAGASGRVGEEGTDKRDPFDFALWKAAPATEPGFESPWGWGRPGWHIECSAMVRETLGDHIDIHAGGADLIFPHHENELAQSEPITGKPMAKYWLHNGFLNVNGEKMSKSLGNFTTLRQALTVYDPMALRLFLLQTHYRSPIDLTDAAMQAASRGWETLHKGIQASHQFLRDKESSKLSGSPDAEAMQTFQMAMDDDFGTPGALAIAFELAKELTREYNLFTHQGQTHLQPEVLRQKSAALLEVLGTLGFVVEEAHPQQLGAPESVLEGEQSGSRTDSLSPEDIEDLIAQRLAARKARNFSEADRIRNYLKTLGITLIDQKDGTTRWLRES